AGAGATCTCCTGCTGACGGCTCTCCATATTCATACTTGAGCCGCGCATTAACTGCATATAATCCAAGATGATTAACTTTATGCCATGATGTGATTTTAACCGCCGGGCACGGGCACGCAGCTCCATTACAGAGATAGCCGGAGTATCATCGATATAAATAGGAGCCTCAGAAAGTTTTCCGGCAGCTGCAGTCAGACGAGGCCAATCACTAGTAGCAAGATAACCAGTCCTAACTTTATGCGCATCAACCCGCGCATGTGAACAAAGCATTCTCTGAACAAGCTGCTCCTTGGACATCTCTAAGCTAAAAACCGCAGTAGGTATCTTCTCGACTACGCCGGCATACTCGGCAATCCCTAAAGCAAAAGCACTTTTACCCATTGAAGGGCGTCCGGCAACAATAATTAAATCTGACGGCTGCAAGCCCGCGGTCTTTAGGTCAAAATCTATATAACCTGTAGGTATCCCGGTAACATGCGCTTTATTTTGATAAAGCTTATCAATTGTTTCAATACTATCCTTCACAATTTCTTTTAGATGTAGATAGGTCCCTTGATTTTTCCGGTCGCTGACCTCAAAAATCAACTTCTCAGCAGTATCCACAATCTCAGCAATATTGCCTTCGCTTTCATGGCAAACGGTAATAATCTTAGTTGAATTATTAATTAAGGTCCTTAAGATATATTTTTCGCGGACTATGCTGGTATAGTGATTAATGTTGGCGGCAGTTGGAACAGCATTGGCTAAAGATGTCAGGTAGCTTGCTCCGCCGATAGCATCAAGCGAATTATCTTTTTTTAAAGCATCCGTAAGAGTAATTAGGTCTACAGCCTTATTGGCATTGTAAAGATCGCTTATTGCCTGGAAAATCTTCCTATGGGTATCTTTATAAAAACAGGTGGCATCTAATTTTTCAGAGGCAATTGATACTGCTTCTTCATCTAAAAGCATAGAGCCTATAACAGCCATTTCAGCTTCCAGATTCTGCGGTGGGAGTTTATCTAAAATTATGTCTTGTGGCATATTAAATGGAATAAAGGGACCGTTTCTATTTTTCTAAGAGATAAAGGGGGAAAATAGAAACGGTCCCTTTATTTTTCATTTTACTTTTTCACTACCCATAGTTTGAGTTTAGCAATTACTTCGGGATGGAGTTTTACCCGAATTTCATAAATTCCTAAAGATTTTATCGGTTCAACCAAATCAATATTGCTTTTATCAATGGAAAAACCTTCATTTTTTAATGCCTCGGATATATCCTGCGCGCTGATACTGCCATATAGTTTTTCTTGGCCTTGAGTCAAAGCAGAAATGGTTAAAGAAAGGCTACTTAAACGTTTCTCTAATTCTATTGACTCCTCTTTAAGCTTGGCAAATTGTGCGGATTTAATTTGTTTCTGCTGCTCCAATATTTTAAGGCTACCTGAAGTGGCTTGTTTTGCTAAATTTTGTGGAAAAAGAAAATTTCGGGCAAAACCTTCTTTAACCTTGACTATTGAACCGGCCTTGCCGATATTAGCTACATCCTTATTTAAAATTACTTCCATTTTTAATTTTAACTGCTAATTTTACCTGGTATAAGGAAGTAAGGACAAAAATCTGGCCTTATTAATCAGTTCCCTGATCCTTCTCTGATGCCTGGCGCAATTACCGGAAAAACGGCTGGAATTAATTTTACCCTTTTCGGTAACAAAAACTTCCAATCTTTTTATGTCTTTATAATCGATACTGCCCAATTTATCCGCGCAGAACCGGCAAAATCTTTTTCTTACCGGGCCCAAAGCGTCCTTCTTTTTCTTCAATAACTTTTTCTTATCTTTATCAAAACCTCTTTGTTTAACCTTCATGTGTTTCATCCTCGCTTTCTGCTAACCATGTTGATTCACTAGTTGACTCCTGCCCTTGCGCCTCTGTATGCATTTGGCTGCCTTGCTCAGGCGCCTGAGGCTTGCCAGGAGCACCCATAAATTGAACACGCTCTGCTCTGACTTCGATGACTGACCGCTTGGCTCCGGCATTATCCTCCCAAGTGCGTGACTGCAGCCTGCCCTCGACAAAAACACTGCTTCCTTTATGCAGATACTGATTGCATGTTTCTGCCTGTTTATTCCAAACTACCGCGGTTATAAAACAAACCTCTTCTTTTAACTCCTGATCTTTGGTGCGGTATTTACGATTCACTGCTAGGCGCAGATTAGCTACAGCTGTGCCTTGCGGGGTATAACGCAATTCAGGATCCTTGGTAAGATTTCCCATCAATAATACTTTGTTATAGCTGGCCATAATAAATTCTCCTTCGGAATCTTGGGGACGGTTCTCTTTTTTAAGAGAACCGTCCCCAAGCTTTTTAATCCATTCGAGTAAACAAAACTCTCAGAATATTTTCATTAAGCTTATAAATATTGCGGATCTCTTTAATTGCTTTGGAAGGCGCCGTAAAAGCTGCTAAATAATAAATTCCTTCAAGGAATTTATTAATGGGGAAGTAAAATTTACGCTTCTCAGCCCAGACTCCCGATTGAGTGATCTGGCCGCCATTTTTAACTACTGCCTCATCAATCTGTTTAAATAACGTTTTTTTATCTTCATCAGATAAATCAGGCCTAACAATTACCATCGCTTCGTACTTATTCATCTTTTTTACTCCTTGTCTACCAAGACAACACCCGCGCAAATCTGCTAAGCGCGGGGTGCTCTTGTATTAAATATACTCATGGTTTCAACTATACCCTTATCTACCCAACTCATACAACAGCCAAGAGCCTGATCTTTAACTTCTTGGACTATTATCTTTTCATTGCGCAAAAAGCCCGTTAGCACATATTCTGCAGCATCTACAGAATTCTTTGGCCGGCCGATTCCAATACGCAGGCGGTTAAAATTCTGTGTTCCCAAGTGCTCGATAATCGAAGCTAATCCTCGATGGCCGCCACTTGAGCCAAGTTGACGGATTTTCATTCTACCTAAATCCAAATCCAAATCATCACAAACCACTAAGAGATCTTCAGGCTTAGCTTTGAATTTCTTAAGCAGGGATTTAACTGCAACGCCGCTTAGATTCATAAAAGTTTGCGGCATGGCCAATACCAGATCTTGCTTACCTATCTTTGACAGGCCGACTAAAGAAGAAACTGAATTATCTCTTTTAAATGCAACTTTTAAAGAACTAACTAGTGATTTCAAAACCGCAAAACCAATATTATGCCGGGAGCCTGCATAAGTCAAACCAGGATTACCCAGCCCTACAATTAACTTCACTTCTTCTCTTTCTCTTTAGCCTCAGCTGCTGGCGCGCCTTCACCAGGAACTTCTTTTTTCTCTTTGATTACCTCAGGCTCCGCTTTAACTTCACCTTCAACTGCTTCAGCCGGCGCCTCTTCTTTCATTGGAGCAATAATATGCAGAACAACCGCTGCCGGATCATGTAAAGACTTAACTCCCGAAGGAAAAGCCAAATCTTTAACATGTATGGCTTCACCCATTTTAAGAACAGCAATATCTACTTCTATATTTTTAGGGATACTCGTAGGCAAACATTCTACTTCAATCTCCCAAAGCAAATGTTCCAAAGATCCACCCTCTTGCTTAACCCCGACAGCTTCGCCGCGGGTTTCAATAGGAATATTGACCTTAATTGTTTCAGTCAGGGATATCTCATTAAAATCCACATGAATAATATCCTCTTTTACCGGGTCATATTGAATATCTTTAATCAAACAAGGGCGTCCTCCTGACTTCTTATCATTTCTAATCTTTAAATTAATAATACTTGTCTCTAAATGATATTGATGCACCAATTTTAAAAGCGCACTCCTGGAAATCTGTAAAGACAAAGCATCCTTCCCGTGGGAATAAACTATCGCAGGCAAATAACCGCTATCCCTTAAATCTTTTACCTTAGCCCTTCCTTTTTGCTCTCTTAGTTCTGCTTCCAAAAATATCTCTTCCATTTCTTTACCTTTCTTTGATCTTTAGTCATTCCCGCGAAAGCGGGAATCCATTCATTAGTCAAATAAACAGCTAACTGATTCTTCGTTGTGTATCCTTTTTATTGCTTCAGCCAGGAGTCCGGACACTGAAAGCACATGGATCTTGGCATTTCTCTTCTGGACAGCCAAAGGTATACTATCGGAAATAAGTAACTTCTCCAGCCCATCACATTGATCAATACGCTCAATTGCCGGGCCTGATAAAATACCATGAGCAATTGCAGCATAAATAGTTTTTGCATTAGCTTTTTTCAAAGCGCCAACAGCCTCAATCAAAGAGCTGCCTGTAGCAATCATATCATCAACTATAATTACATTCTTACCCTCTACTTCGCCCATAATATGCATTGCTTCAGCCTTCTCAGGTGAAACCCGGCGTTTATCAATTATGGCAAGCCCTGCAGAAACCCTCTTTGCATAGGCCCTGGCCATCTTAATACTCCCCACATCGGGAGAAACCGCAACCAAATTTTTAATATTCATCTTAGAAAAATAATCTACAAATACCCCCACTGAGAATAGATGGTCTACAGGAATATCAAAAAACCCCTGAATCTGGCCGGCGTGTAAATCCATAGTCAGGATTCGATTTGTTCCGGCGACAGTTAAAAGATTAGCCACTAATTTAGCAGTAATCGGCACGCGCGGCTGGTCCTTCCTATCCTGGCGGGCATAACCAAAATACGGAATCACCGCGGTAATCCTATTAGCGCTTGCCCTACGCATAGCATCAATCATAATCAATAATTCCATAAGATTATCATTTGACGGAGGGCAGGTTGGCTGAACGATAAAAACATCTTTACCACGCACATTTTCATTGATCTTTACGCGAATCTCCCCTTCACTAAATCTACCTACAAAAGCATCTTGTAATTTTACTTTTAGATTTTTACAGATATCATTGGCTAATTCAAGATTCGCGTTACCGCTGAAAATCGCAAGTTTATCCATGATTTACCCCTTGTCATTCCCGCCCTCGATTAAAACATTCGAGGGGAATAAAGGTGACTGTCACGCTTTTTGTGACTGTCACCTTTTATAACCTTTTGTAGATCCCCACTTCCGTGGGGATGACGCGCTTGGCGCGTCACTTTAAAATTCTAGCCGGAACTCCCGCCACAACGGTTCTTTTCGGAACATCCCTAGTAACTATCGAACCAGCTCCGGTAACCGCAAAGTTACCAATCTTTACCGGAGCAACTATCACAGTATCCGAACCAATCTTTACATTATCCTCAATAATCGTATAATTTTTCTTTAAGCCATCGAAATTAGCCGTAACCGTGCCTGCTCCGATATTTACATTTGAACCGACACAGCTATCTCCGATATAAGAGAAATGTTTAACGAGTGTTTTAGTACCGATTTTGGAACGCACCATTTCAATGAAGTTGCCAGCTATAACATCATCTTTAAGCTCGACACCATCACGCAGGTGCGCAAAAGGGCCTACCGAACAACGTTTTCCAATTTTAACACCACTTTCGATTACTGTAAAGGGATAAATCACCGTATCCATGCCGATTCTAGTGCCAAAATTAATAAAGGTGGATGCCGGATCAAGAATAGTTATACCATCTTGCATCAATTTATCGTTAATCGTTTTCTGCATAAAAGAATTAGCCTTAGCCAATTCAGCGCGGGTATTAATTCCTAATGCCTCATGAGCATCTTCGACTTTAAGACCTTCAACTAAATAATTCTTTTTTGCCAGAATTTCAATTATGTCGGTTAAATAATATTCTTTTTTGCGGTTATTTGCGCGAATACTCTTTAAATTATTATCCAACCTATCTTTCTTAAATACCATAATACCGGTATTGATCTCTTCAATATCTTTCTGCACCTCATCAGCGTCTTTCTCTTCGATTATGCCACAAATACTGGAATATCTATCACGCATAATCCTACCGTAACCAAAAGGCTTATTCAATCGTGCAGTCAACAGTGTAGCATCGGCATTACTTTCTAAATGATAATCAAGAAGCTTCTTAAGCGTATCCTTCTTTAGAAGAGGATTATCTCCATAAAGGATAAGCACTGTGCCTTTAAATCCCTTCAAAACTGACAATCCTGTTTTTACCGCATCAGCGGTTCCGATAAGTTTTTTCTGGATAACAATTTTTACGCCTCCAGGTATAATTTTACGCACGAGTTCCTGTTTATACCCTAAGACTGCAACTACCTGCTTGGGCTTTAATCCTGCTACCAAATCCAAAACATAACCTAGCATCGGCCTACCACAAAGCTTATGCAGCACCTTAGGCACCTCAGATCTCATCCGCGTGCTCTTACCCCCCGCCAAAATTATTACCGCAATATCTTTTTTCATTAATGACTTACATCCTGTTGCCCGGCAAGGATTCGGACCTTGACAGTCAGACCCAAATTCTGATGTGCTACCATTACACTACCGGGCAGAACTAAAATTATTTATGCAGTTTTACTCTTCTCTTGCGTATAAGCCTCCAAAACCTTTTTCTGCAAGCTTTCCCTAAATGACTGCGTTATAGGGTGAGCTATATCCTTATGCTCAGTCTGGCTAGCCGGAATATCCTCAGCGCGTTGCGCGCTAGCTTCAATTGGCAAAGGCGCAGCACACTGATTACAATATTTACTGCGCAATTCATTTTTATAAGCGCATCTTGGACAAGCTTGCTTTACTTTACGGGAAGGCATGGCGATAAATAAACCAGCGGTTCCTTCGATTACCTTAATATCCCTAACTACAAAAACATTATCAAAAGTCACCGTGGCATATGCTTTTAATTTTTTATCCGGAGAATCCTTCAATATCACCCTGACTTCAGTTATCTCCATATCCACCCTCTGCCTTCTGTTCCGTCATCCTGAGTCCGCCAACGTTTCAGTGGCGGGCGAAGGATCTAATATTTCACATTGTAAATTTTAATAACTAAACCGCCGAACTTACAAAAACGGCCCAAGATTTATGTTTTTTGGTCAATTTATCTTTGAAATCCTGAGCTTGTTTACGACCATTGCAAATCGCAAATACTGCTGACCCGCTTCCGGACATCATTATTTTTTCTAACCCCATACCGGAAAGCACGTTTTTAACTTGATTAACTACGGGATAAAGAGTGCTAGTAACAATTTCTAAATCATTAATAAGGCATTTAGGATTAACCCCTTTGCCGCATTTAAGCAACTCAGAAGGTAGTATTTTAACATCACACCGGAACCTTGTCAACCCAGAAAAACTATCAAATTTCTGATAAATCAAGGGTGTTGAAACCCTGATATTAGGATAAATCAGGACAAGCCAGAGCTTAAGTTTATCCAGAGAGATTAATGGTTTAATCTTGTCTCCCCTGCCGCTTCCTAAAGCAAACTTTGTATTATAAATAAAAAATGGAACATCACTGCCTAATTTAGCCCCTAAAGTCACTAGTTGTTTTTTAGATAAACCTAAGCACCAGTATTTGTTTAGCCCTAAAAAGACACTGGCAGCATTAGAAGAACCTCCGCCTAAACCTGCGCCAACTGGTATATGCTTCTGAATATCTATATCTAAGCCAAAACTTAAACCATACTTCTGCTTTAATAATTCAGCAGCACGCCAACAAAGATTCGTTCTGTCGCAAGGGACATGCCGATTAATACATTTGATCTTAATCAGGCCATCTTGACGATTTTTAAGTATAATCGTATCTGCTAAATCAACACGGCAAAATAAAGTATTTAGATTATGAAAATTATCCTTGCGTTTGTTCAGAATCTGTAGGTAAAGATTGACTTTGGCAAAGGATTTAACGGCTAAGGCAGAGGAAGATTGCTTCATGAAGATATTTTTGACTTAGGAGATATTGGATAAAACCGCTTTTTCAATATCTAAACTGCTGAGATTATACTCTTTTAAAAGTTCTTGCGGCTCTCCTGATTGGCCGAAACGATTACGCACGCCTACACGAATCACCTTCACCGGAGAATTCTCTGCAACTATTTCATCAATACTTGAGGCTAAGCCTCCAATAGTACTATGCTCTTCGCAGACAACAATAAGTTTAGTTTCGCCAGCAGCCTTAAGGATAATCGCGCTATCCAAGGGCCTAATAGAATGCATATTGATCAGGCGCGCTCTTATTCCCTTCTGCGCCAGATTTTTTATTGCCAAAAGCGCCTCAGTAACCATTATCCCACAGGCAACGATGGTAACATCATTTCCTTCAGTTATCAACTGAGCCTGGCCTAATTTAAATTCACCTTTATTCTCTAATGTTGAAACCTTTGACCTGCCTAAACGAATATAAAATGGCCCGGGGGTCGCCGCAGCTACTCTAACCGCATCTTCTGTTTGTGGTCCGTCGCATGGAACAATGATATTCATATTGGGAAGCACGCGCATCAGGGCAATATCCTCCAAAGCCTGGTGGCTAGCACCATCAGGGCCAACAGTAATACCTGCATGCGTAGCTACAATCTTAACATTAAAATTATTATAACTTATAGCCAGTCTTACCTGATCCCAGGCGCGGCCTGAAGCAAATACGGCGAAAGTTGAAACAAAAACCGTCTTGCCACAACTAGCAAGGCCTGCGGACACAGCCATCATATTCTGTTCGGCTACACCAATATTAAAAAATCTATCCGGGAACTGCTTGGCAAAAAGATTGGTACGCGTCGAGCTGGACAAATCCGCATCCAAAACAACAATATTTTTATCCGATAAACCCAGCTCTACCAAAGTTTGGCCGTAGACATCCCGTTGATAAAGTTGCTCTGCCATTAAACTAACTCCTTTAAAGCCCTCTGGGCCTCTTCCTGGGTAGGAGCCTTGCCATGAAAAGCAACCACACCTTCCATAAAAGATACACCTTTACCCTTAACAGTGCGAGCAATAATTATTGTCGGCTTGTCTTTAATTGTTTTAGCCTGTTCATAAGCATCTAGAATCTGGCGCATATCATGGCCATTAATCTCTATTGTGTGCCAGCCAAAAGCCTGCCATTTGGCAACCAAAGGTTCCAGGCCCATTATA
The Candidatus Omnitrophota bacterium DNA segment above includes these coding regions:
- the dnaB gene encoding replicative DNA helicase translates to MPQDIILDKLPPQNLEAEMAVIGSMLLDEEAVSIASEKLDATCFYKDTHRKIFQAISDLYNANKAVDLITLTDALKKDNSLDAIGGASYLTSLANAVPTAANINHYTSIVREKYILRTLINNSTKIITVCHESEGNIAEIVDTAEKLIFEVSDRKNQGTYLHLKEIVKDSIETIDKLYQNKAHVTGIPTGYIDFDLKTAGLQPSDLIIVAGRPSMGKSAFALGIAEYAGVVEKIPTAVFSLEMSKEQLVQRMLCSHARVDAHKVRTGYLATSDWPRLTAAAGKLSEAPIYIDDTPAISVMELRARARRLKSHHGIKLIILDYMQLMRGSSMNMESRQQEISEISRSLKALARELSVPVIAISQLSRAVESRNDHRPQLSDLRESGAIEQDADVVVLILREEYYTPSPENQGIAEAIIAKQRNGPVGSLKLAFIKEFTRFDNLSKIE
- the rplI gene encoding 50S ribosomal protein L9, producing MEVILNKDVANIGKAGSIVKVKEGFARNFLFPQNLAKQATSGSLKILEQQKQIKSAQFAKLKEESIELEKRLSSLSLTISALTQGQEKLYGSISAQDISEALKNEGFSIDKSNIDLVEPIKSLGIYEIRVKLHPEVIAKLKLWVVKK
- the rpsR gene encoding 30S ribosomal protein S18 — protein: MKVKQRGFDKDKKKLLKKKKDALGPVRKRFCRFCADKLGSIDYKDIKRLEVFVTEKGKINSSRFSGNCARHQRRIRELINKARFLSLLPYTR
- the ssb gene encoding single-stranded DNA-binding protein → MASYNKVLLMGNLTKDPELRYTPQGTAVANLRLAVNRKYRTKDQELKEEVCFITAVVWNKQAETCNQYLHKGSSVFVEGRLQSRTWEDNAGAKRSVIEVRAERVQFMGAPGKPQAPEQGSQMHTEAQGQESTSESTWLAESEDETHEG
- the rpsF gene encoding 30S ribosomal protein S6, with translation MNKYEAMVIVRPDLSDEDKKTLFKQIDEAVVKNGGQITQSGVWAEKRKFYFPINKFLEGIYYLAAFTAPSKAIKEIRNIYKLNENILRVLFTRMD
- the pth gene encoding aminoacyl-tRNA hydrolase; the protein is MKLIVGLGNPGLTYAGSRHNIGFAVLKSLVSSLKVAFKRDNSVSSLVGLSKIGKQDLVLAMPQTFMNLSGVAVKSLLKKFKAKPEDLLVVCDDLDLDLGRMKIRQLGSSGGHRGLASIIEHLGTQNFNRLRIGIGRPKNSVDAAEYVLTGFLRNEKIIVQEVKDQALGCCMSWVDKGIVETMSIFNTRAPRA
- a CDS encoding 50S ribosomal protein L25 codes for the protein MEEIFLEAELREQKGRAKVKDLRDSGYLPAIVYSHGKDALSLQISRSALLKLVHQYHLETSIINLKIRNDKKSGGRPCLIKDIQYDPVKEDIIHVDFNEISLTETIKVNIPIETRGEAVGVKQEGGSLEHLLWEIEVECLPTSIPKNIEVDIAVLKMGEAIHVKDLAFPSGVKSLHDPAAVVLHIIAPMKEEAPAEAVEGEVKAEPEVIKEKKEVPGEGAPAAEAKEKEKK
- a CDS encoding ribose-phosphate pyrophosphokinase; translated protein: MDKLAIFSGNANLELANDICKNLKVKLQDAFVGRFSEGEIRVKINENVRGKDVFIVQPTCPPSNDNLMELLIMIDAMRRASANRITAVIPYFGYARQDRKDQPRVPITAKLVANLLTVAGTNRILTMDLHAGQIQGFFDIPVDHLFSVGVFVDYFSKMNIKNLVAVSPDVGSIKMARAYAKRVSAGLAIIDKRRVSPEKAEAMHIMGEVEGKNVIIVDDMIATGSSLIEAVGALKKANAKTIYAAIAHGILSGPAIERIDQCDGLEKLLISDSIPLAVQKRNAKIHVLSVSGLLAEAIKRIHNEESVSCLFD
- a CDS encoding NTP transferase domain-containing protein; this encodes MKKDIAVIILAGGKSTRMRSEVPKVLHKLCGRPMLGYVLDLVAGLKPKQVVAVLGYKQELVRKIIPGGVKIVIQKKLIGTADAVKTGLSVLKGFKGTVLILYGDNPLLKKDTLKKLLDYHLESNADATLLTARLNKPFGYGRIMRDRYSSICGIIEEKDADEVQKDIEEINTGIMVFKKDRLDNNLKSIRANNRKKEYYLTDIIEILAKKNYLVEGLKVEDAHEALGINTRAELAKANSFMQKTINDKLMQDGITILDPASTFINFGTRIGMDTVIYPFTVIESGVKIGKRCSVGPFAHLRDGVELKDDVIAGNFIEMVRSKIGTKTLVKHFSYIGDSCVGSNVNIGAGTVTANFDGLKKNYTIIEDNVKIGSDTVIVAPVKIGNFAVTGAGSIVTRDVPKRTVVAGVPARILK
- a CDS encoding septation protein SpoVG family protein, producing the protein MEITEVRVILKDSPDKKLKAYATVTFDNVFVVRDIKVIEGTAGLFIAMPSRKVKQACPRCAYKNELRSKYCNQCAAPLPIEASAQRAEDIPASQTEHKDIAHPITQSFRESLQKKVLEAYTQEKSKTA
- the ispE gene encoding 4-(cytidine 5'-diphospho)-2-C-methyl-D-erythritol kinase, encoding MKQSSSALAVKSFAKVNLYLQILNKRKDNFHNLNTLFCRVDLADTIILKNRQDGLIKIKCINRHVPCDRTNLCWRAAELLKQKYGLSFGLDIDIQKHIPVGAGLGGGSSNAASVFLGLNKYWCLGLSKKQLVTLGAKLGSDVPFFIYNTKFALGSGRGDKIKPLISLDKLKLWLVLIYPNIRVSTPLIYQKFDSFSGLTRFRCDVKILPSELLKCGKGVNPKCLINDLEIVTSTLYPVVNQVKNVLSGMGLEKIMMSGSGSAVFAICNGRKQAQDFKDKLTKKHKSWAVFVSSAV
- a CDS encoding transketolase family protein → MAEQLYQRDVYGQTLVELGLSDKNIVVLDADLSSSTRTNLFAKQFPDRFFNIGVAEQNMMAVSAGLASCGKTVFVSTFAVFASGRAWDQVRLAISYNNFNVKIVATHAGITVGPDGASHQALEDIALMRVLPNMNIIVPCDGPQTEDAVRVAAATPGPFYIRLGRSKVSTLENKGEFKLGQAQLITEGNDVTIVACGIMVTEALLAIKNLAQKGIRARLINMHSIRPLDSAIILKAAGETKLIVVCEEHSTIGGLASSIDEIVAENSPVKVIRVGVRNRFGQSGEPQELLKEYNLSSLDIEKAVLSNIS